One Chloroflexota bacterium DNA segment encodes these proteins:
- a CDS encoding glycosyltransferase family 4 protein has translation MQRVAFCTPVNPVESGISDYSEELLPYLGQYVDLTLVVDAEVQPTNQQLLAKLPIIRIGDLAKQHARQPFDAIIYHMGNSPAHSRFWQSLQSLPGIVVLHDYVLHHLMLWHAANRLKNVANYRQLMQHYYAEQGTSIAQRMERGQLGDAVFDFPLSEPVIAQASSLIAHSQYVLERVQQQRPNLATSLVPMGVPLLPAPDRLAARQALQLPAEIPIWASFGHINPYKRIEQALQAFAQFRRTYPDARYILVGSVSPSYDLKALLQRLQLGESVQVTGYVDHADFNRYVAAADLCFNGRYPSAGETSASLLRLLGAGRAVLVSDIATFSELPADVVAHVPVDRDEVALIAAYAQRLWADVALREAMETNARRYVAEKHSLPLAARGYADHLSRVQGWPRLEPQRDPLWDINTVTIQHSVAQTIGHKAAQLGLVDDDAPLLDRLAARLRNLLT, from the coding sequence ATGCAGCGTGTGGCTTTTTGCACTCCAGTCAATCCAGTTGAATCGGGTATTTCGGATTATAGCGAGGAATTATTGCCCTACTTGGGGCAGTATGTTGATCTGACGTTGGTGGTTGATGCTGAGGTTCAGCCGACCAATCAACAGCTGCTCGCGAAACTGCCGATTATCCGCATTGGCGATTTAGCCAAGCAGCATGCACGGCAACCTTTCGATGCAATTATCTATCATATGGGCAATAGCCCCGCCCACAGCCGTTTTTGGCAAAGTTTGCAAAGCTTGCCTGGAATTGTGGTGCTGCACGATTATGTTTTACACCATTTAATGCTGTGGCATGCTGCCAATCGTTTGAAAAATGTGGCGAACTACCGCCAATTGATGCAACACTATTATGCTGAACAAGGCACAAGCATTGCCCAACGCATGGAGCGTGGTCAACTTGGCGATGCAGTGTTCGATTTTCCGCTTTCTGAGCCAGTGATTGCCCAAGCCAGCAGCCTAATTGCCCATAGCCAATATGTGCTTGAGCGGGTGCAGCAACAACGCCCCAATTTGGCGACTTCGCTAGTGCCAATGGGTGTTCCTTTGCTACCAGCCCCTGATCGTTTGGCCGCTCGGCAAGCGCTCCAATTGCCCGCTGAAATTCCGATTTGGGCTAGTTTTGGCCATATCAACCCCTACAAACGAATTGAACAGGCGCTTCAGGCTTTTGCCCAATTTCGCCGTACCTATCCCGATGCACGCTATATATTGGTTGGCAGCGTCTCGCCAAGCTACGATCTCAAGGCCTTGCTCCAACGCTTGCAGCTTGGCGAGAGCGTCCAAGTCACGGGCTATGTTGATCATGCTGATTTTAATCGCTATGTTGCTGCAGCTGATCTCTGTTTTAATGGGCGCTACCCTTCGGCTGGCGAGACTTCGGCCAGTTTGCTGCGCTTGTTGGGTGCTGGCCGCGCAGTTCTAGTCAGCGATATTGCTACCTTCAGCGAATTGCCCGCCGATGTGGTGGCCCATGTGCCCGTTGATCGCGATGAAGTTGCTTTAATCGCGGCCTATGCTCAGCGTTTATGGGCCGATGTGGCGCTACGCGAGGCCATGGAAACCAATGCTCGCCGCTATGTGGCTGAAAAACATAGTTTGCCCTTGGCCGCACGAGGCTATGCTGATCACCTGAGTCGCGTGCAAGGCTGGCCGCGTTTGGAGCCACAACGTGATCCATTGTGGGATATTAATACTGTAACCATCCAGCATTCAGTCGCCCAAACGATTGGCCATAAAGCCGCCCAACTTGGCTTAGTTGATGACGATGCGCCGTTGCTTGATCGTTTGGCGGCACGGCTACGAAATTTATTGACATAA
- a CDS encoding molybdenum cofactor guanylyltransferase, whose protein sequence is MAELGCLIIAGGKARRFGSDKRRLRLWGEHGPTLLEYTLAVAQTVCDQVIISLNDSAEWLELSVPLLQDAVPDAGPLAGIVAGMGLLATEWTLVLAADLPLLSTELLHELIAQPRHGLAVVPQRQADSQQQGGWEPLCALYQRACLPHFEQALAAGHYRLTQLIEQFQPQIWPIASTSPWYQHLHNLNRLDDLHQLAALKVL, encoded by the coding sequence ATGGCTGAGCTTGGTTGTTTGATTATTGCTGGTGGCAAGGCGCGGCGTTTTGGCAGTGATAAACGCCGCCTGCGTTTGTGGGGCGAGCATGGCCCAACCTTGCTCGAATACACACTGGCAGTTGCTCAAACAGTATGCGATCAAGTTATCATAAGCTTAAACGATTCGGCTGAGTGGCTTGAATTAAGTGTTCCATTGCTTCAAGATGCTGTACCTGATGCTGGACCACTAGCCGGAATTGTAGCGGGCATGGGCCTGCTTGCCACTGAATGGACGTTGGTACTAGCCGCCGATTTGCCTTTGCTCTCAACTGAATTGCTGCACGAATTAATAGCTCAGCCACGCCATGGCTTGGCAGTCGTGCCGCAACGCCAAGCCGATTCGCAACAGCAGGGTGGTTGGGAACCATTGTGTGCGCTCTATCAACGGGCGTGCTTGCCCCACTTTGAGCAAGCCTTGGCCGCTGGGCACTATCGATTAACCCAACTGATTGAGCAATTCCAGCCCCAAATTTGGCCAATTGCCAGCACTAGCCCATGGTATCAACATTTACATAATCTCAATCGCTTGGATGATTTGCACCAACTGGCAGCACTTAAGGTACTATAG
- a CDS encoding insulinase family protein, translating into MTLATNLHRLPNGLTVLTREVHTAPIATNWIWYKVGGRNERVGISGISHWCEHMLFKGTPSMPKGAFDATIARNGGTFNGFTWIDYTAYYETLPADRLSLGLQIEADRMVNSSFDPDEVASERTVIISEREGNENSPSFWLDEELRSTAFKVHPYRNGVIGWKSDLRAMTREDLYTHYKTFYAPNNAVLVVVGAFNTDEVLKQIEALYGSIPQGLPLPEVRGEEPEQQGERRVHVSRPGPNSMIQIAFHAPPATSPDWAALTVLDAVLTGGKSPSFTGGGAQTNRSARLYRALVEGELATGAYSSFMATLDPFLFEIGATVRPDRTVEQVEQALYTEIEKLQQTPISEAELHKIQRQVRAQQAYSLERISNQAMMLGMWQTLDSYERADSSLEEIAAVTAADVQRVAQHYLAPQKRNVGVFTPSNSSGGGQITPTARTFHPALSFYDAKAAESEATAAANNAPQATRHVLSNGIVVLLQRNPNSPTVSIQGEIALGQIHEPSALNGVAVFTAAALNRGTTSRTFHDITNLTEDRGCSISASAGRHTTSFGGKALSDDAPLILELLADVLRNPTFPEREIERLRTQFTTMLRQSEQDTRSQASKAAREQLYPSDHPYYFSPNGSLDTVPGITTADLAAFAKRYHPAATTIAIVGDIDEATILAEVERWFGDWQGQGEPPTTAVPSVDLPPSVLRREIEVAGKTQSDLVWAVPGLARADPDFYAAMMANLVLGQLGLMGRLGENVRDKQGLAYYATSRIDADVGAGAWIIYAGINAKNVDRALSAIQEEVDRLLAEGISELERSDSVAYLTGMLGISLEANSGIANMLLNIERYNLGLDYVQRYPEIIGSVTLEQIHAAAKRLLSSERYVIGVAGPAV; encoded by the coding sequence ATGACACTTGCAACCAATCTTCATCGGCTACCCAATGGCTTGACGGTGCTCACCCGCGAGGTGCATACCGCGCCAATCGCGACCAATTGGATTTGGTATAAAGTTGGTGGGCGCAATGAACGAGTGGGCATTTCGGGCATTTCGCACTGGTGTGAGCATATGTTGTTCAAAGGCACGCCATCGATGCCCAAAGGCGCATTTGATGCCACGATTGCCCGCAATGGCGGTACATTCAATGGCTTTACTTGGATCGATTACACCGCCTATTATGAAACCTTGCCCGCTGATCGCCTCAGCTTGGGGTTGCAAATCGAAGCCGATCGCATGGTCAATTCATCATTTGATCCTGATGAAGTTGCTTCTGAACGCACGGTCATTATTTCGGAGCGTGAGGGCAACGAAAACAGCCCCAGTTTTTGGCTTGATGAAGAGTTACGTTCAACTGCCTTCAAAGTCCATCCCTATCGCAATGGGGTTATTGGCTGGAAGAGCGACCTACGCGCCATGACCCGCGAAGATTTATACACCCACTACAAAACCTTTTATGCTCCTAACAACGCGGTTTTGGTGGTCGTCGGGGCATTCAATACCGATGAAGTGCTCAAACAAATTGAAGCATTGTACGGTTCGATTCCCCAAGGCTTGCCCTTGCCCGAAGTGCGCGGCGAGGAGCCAGAACAACAGGGCGAACGCCGCGTGCATGTTTCGCGACCTGGCCCCAACTCAATGATTCAAATTGCCTTCCATGCCCCACCAGCCACCTCGCCTGATTGGGCCGCCTTGACTGTGCTCGATGCAGTGTTGACGGGTGGTAAATCGCCTTCGTTTACAGGCGGTGGCGCTCAAACCAATCGCTCAGCCCGTTTGTATCGCGCCTTAGTTGAGGGCGAATTAGCAACTGGCGCATATTCATCGTTTATGGCGACGCTTGATCCATTTTTATTTGAAATTGGGGCAACCGTGCGGCCTGATCGTACAGTCGAACAAGTTGAGCAAGCGCTCTACACTGAAATTGAAAAACTGCAACAAACACCAATTAGCGAGGCTGAATTGCATAAAATTCAGCGCCAAGTGCGTGCCCAACAAGCCTATAGCCTCGAACGAATCAGCAATCAAGCGATGATGCTGGGCATGTGGCAAACCCTCGATTCCTATGAACGGGCCGATAGTTCGTTGGAAGAGATTGCAGCGGTGACTGCTGCCGATGTTCAACGAGTGGCCCAGCATTATCTGGCCCCACAAAAGCGCAATGTTGGGGTCTTTACACCAAGCAATAGCAGTGGCGGTGGCCAAATTACCCCAACTGCCCGTACATTTCACCCAGCCTTGAGTTTTTATGATGCCAAGGCGGCTGAATCTGAAGCCACTGCTGCCGCCAACAATGCACCTCAAGCAACCCGCCATGTGCTGAGCAATGGCATTGTGGTGTTATTGCAGCGCAATCCAAATAGCCCAACTGTTAGCATTCAGGGCGAAATTGCGCTGGGCCAAATCCATGAACCAAGCGCATTAAATGGAGTGGCCGTGTTTACCGCCGCCGCACTCAATCGTGGCACAACCAGCCGTACTTTCCACGATATTACTAACCTCACCGAAGATCGTGGCTGCTCGATTTCAGCTAGCGCAGGCCGCCACACCACTTCGTTTGGGGGCAAAGCCTTGAGCGATGATGCCCCGTTAATTTTAGAATTATTGGCTGATGTGCTGCGCAACCCAACCTTCCCTGAGCGAGAAATCGAGCGTTTGCGCACCCAATTTACCACCATGCTGCGCCAAAGTGAGCAAGATACCCGTTCGCAAGCCTCCAAAGCTGCGCGGGAGCAACTGTATCCCAGCGATCATCCTTATTATTTTTCACCCAATGGCTCGTTAGATACCGTGCCTGGGATTACCACTGCTGATCTTGCCGCCTTTGCCAAGCGCTATCACCCTGCTGCAACCACAATTGCAATTGTTGGCGACATTGACGAAGCAACGATTTTGGCCGAGGTTGAGCGCTGGTTTGGCGATTGGCAAGGTCAAGGCGAACCACCAACGACTGCCGTACCAAGCGTTGATCTGCCGCCCAGCGTGCTGCGCCGCGAGATCGAGGTTGCAGGCAAAACCCAATCCGACTTGGTTTGGGCTGTGCCAGGTTTAGCCCGCGCTGATCCTGATTTCTATGCAGCGATGATGGCTAATTTGGTGCTTGGCCAATTGGGGTTGATGGGGCGTTTAGGCGAAAATGTACGCGATAAACAAGGCCTCGCCTATTATGCCACCAGCCGAATTGATGCCGATGTTGGGGCTGGCGCATGGATCATCTATGCTGGGATCAACGCCAAAAATGTTGATCGCGCACTGAGTGCCATTCAAGAGGAAGTTGATCGTTTGTTGGCTGAAGGGATTAGCGAACTCGAACGCAGCGATTCAGTGGCCTACCTCACGGGGATGTTGGGGATTAGCCTTGAGGCCAATAGTGGGATTGCCAATATGTTGCTGAATATCGAGCGCTACAATTTAGGCCTCGATTATGTGCAGCGCTATCCTGAGATTATTGGCTCAGTTACGCTTGAGCAGATTCATGCTGCCGCCAAACGCTTGCTTTCCAGCGAACGCTATGTGATTGGTGTGGCTGGTCCAGCCGTCTAA
- a CDS encoding carotenoid biosynthesis protein: MASLRVGHWVWVGYLFVWAWSVPLLAFDLVPAGGEFMATVMLVVPGGLAAWWLIQRYGKLGWLSSIIIAVGSWLTEHLGVTTGWPFGAYQYNGVLLPEIVGVVPLAIPFAWLLVVPGALELSRMLMPKVGFWPTVLGAASLAMLFDLVIEPVAVYVNRYWTWLETGPLFGIPTANFVAWWGLAFILALATEMFSQTPTKTAQIPKLNLPIAIYLLNLALFTLVNLTHQQLAAGILGLLLLAGFGWRLQQRHVGWHWRYDQLIQ; encoded by the coding sequence GTGGCTAGTCTACGTGTGGGGCATTGGGTTTGGGTGGGCTATTTGTTTGTTTGGGCTTGGAGCGTGCCATTATTGGCCTTCGATCTTGTGCCAGCTGGCGGCGAATTTATGGCAACCGTGATGCTGGTTGTGCCGGGCGGGCTAGCGGCGTGGTGGCTAATTCAGCGTTATGGCAAGTTGGGTTGGCTCAGCAGCATTATAATTGCGGTTGGCTCATGGCTCACTGAGCATCTTGGGGTTACCACAGGCTGGCCGTTTGGCGCATATCAATATAATGGTGTACTTTTGCCCGAAATTGTTGGAGTTGTGCCCTTAGCAATTCCGTTTGCCTGGCTGTTGGTTGTGCCAGGTGCACTCGAATTAAGTCGGATGCTGATGCCGAAAGTTGGTTTTTGGCCAACGGTTTTAGGTGCTGCCAGCCTTGCCATGTTGTTTGATTTGGTGATCGAGCCAGTCGCGGTGTATGTCAATCGCTATTGGACATGGCTCGAAACTGGCCCGTTGTTTGGGATTCCCACCGCCAATTTTGTGGCTTGGTGGGGCTTAGCCTTCATTTTAGCCTTGGCAACTGAAATGTTTAGCCAAACCCCAACCAAAACAGCCCAAATCCCAAAACTCAACTTGCCAATTGCGATTTATTTGCTCAATTTAGCGCTGTTCACGCTTGTCAACCTGACCCATCAGCAGTTGGCTGCGGGCATTTTGGGTTTATTATTGTTGGCTGGCTTTGGCTGGCGCTTGCAACAACGCCACGTTGGTTGGCATTGGCGTTACGATCAATTAATTCAATAA
- a CDS encoding AAA family ATPase, which yields MAANPQISSFLPRYVLQRLIEEHQPRQPLAEDQLATVLFADFSGFSRLSEQFAYDQTTILEYISDVLNDSFSQLIDTVIAHGGDVVKFAGDALIAIWMADDLDQLTQNTQLAAQCGLAIQASFNNPSESERLAIRVQIGAGSISSFIVGGVNNHWEQLITGEALLQVHLLGSQSFAGQVIISPEARSLIREYGLGEDLRAQAFRLTAMAENLPLPTINQTMPDYPTEQLTPFMPTAVIARINAGLHEWLAELRHLSVMFINVPALSFFTTLEQVQAAVSALQTVIFRYEGSIDKLSVDDKGVSLLAAFGLPPLSHRDDAERAVRSALEASAALSKLSLTHTIGIATGPAFCGEIGNSQRREFTMIGDVVNRAARLMEANLAPILCDQTTAQASQQHVRFQVLPPITIKGKSQPITIYRPQQTNHSPDQIRPRRLIGRRRERGQIEALFNQTQPSIQHVAITGDSGMGKSALLYEAVEIAQHYERQAMLITSSSLRQSAQYPGWRLLLEACLAVEQWPNQAAQCYQLIIQRLQLPEQLAKSVHVLHDVLELPGRAEANATDHAQQVQIIHELIGHALYQLHAQRPLVLCIDNLQWFDSLALATLELLLQQHDDIILITTAPANVACLESQQTIHLQALDPVACIAVVAQSLGVQAIPPSVALFINQRAAGHPLWSIELAQALRNAGMIRVNNGVCKLDQFSQLEKLNLPSTIQGVLVSRIDQLPPQPQLTLKIASVIGHDFSLAVLDAIYPVAHEREHIPAHLELLLQQGFIHEAAEGYQFSQAIIHDVAYSLLLFGQRRALHRAIAEWYTREHPHLVEAGSSLLAHHWSHAIDPDEPESRQPAIDALRRAGEQTLVRCSYREAIPFFERALHLLAIDDDFAAQQQIVRMQFNLSQARWRLGDHSMALTNLDAALVTAQQIGDGVGEADVLRQFGNIAYVQGDLYTAQQHFLASVARARKVNYPSGIISGVSNVGVVAFARGDYQVAREAYRDGLAISIEQGHDFGIAVNQLNLGGLAIVEQAWDEARSYLQQALSLGYAKHMTLVCLHSLVALAEWRLATNQAEASAGLIQIVLHHEAIDSEIHAAIDKLKPKLIQILGETQWLIMSQRPTTPFEQVLPAIMQELATEKA from the coding sequence ATGGCCGCCAACCCTCAGATCAGCAGCTTTCTGCCACGCTATGTCCTACAACGGCTTATCGAAGAGCATCAACCGCGCCAGCCGCTAGCCGAAGATCAATTGGCGACGGTGTTGTTTGCCGATTTTTCTGGTTTTAGCCGCCTCAGTGAGCAATTTGCCTACGACCAAACCACCATTCTCGAATATATTTCCGATGTGCTCAACGATTCATTTAGTCAATTAATTGATACTGTGATTGCCCATGGCGGCGATGTGGTGAAATTTGCTGGCGATGCATTAATTGCGATTTGGATGGCCGACGACCTTGATCAATTAACCCAAAATACTCAGCTTGCGGCTCAATGTGGCCTAGCGATTCAAGCAAGCTTTAACAATCCTAGCGAATCTGAGCGCTTGGCGATTCGTGTGCAAATTGGAGCTGGCTCGATTTCAAGTTTTATCGTGGGCGGTGTAAATAATCATTGGGAGCAGTTGATTACGGGCGAGGCGCTGTTGCAAGTGCATTTGCTTGGCTCACAAAGCTTTGCTGGCCAAGTGATCATTTCGCCCGAAGCGCGTTCGTTAATTCGCGAATATGGCTTGGGCGAAGATTTGCGTGCTCAGGCTTTTCGCCTAACTGCAATGGCCGAAAATCTGCCCTTGCCAACAATTAACCAGACTATGCCCGATTATCCAACTGAGCAGTTGACCCCGTTTATGCCCACGGCGGTGATTGCTCGAATTAATGCCGGTTTGCACGAATGGCTGGCTGAGCTACGCCATCTGAGTGTGATGTTTATTAATGTGCCAGCTTTGAGCTTTTTTACCACACTAGAGCAAGTGCAAGCCGCAGTTAGTGCTTTGCAAACCGTTATTTTTCGCTACGAAGGCAGCATCGACAAACTATCGGTTGATGATAAAGGCGTAAGTTTACTGGCGGCTTTTGGTTTGCCACCGCTCTCGCATCGCGATGATGCTGAACGAGCGGTGCGCTCAGCCTTGGAAGCCTCAGCCGCATTGAGCAAACTGAGCTTAACCCACACGATTGGCATCGCCACTGGCCCAGCCTTTTGCGGCGAGATTGGCAATAGCCAGCGCCGCGAATTTACCATGATTGGCGATGTCGTCAATCGGGCTGCTCGTTTGATGGAAGCCAATCTTGCGCCAATTCTCTGTGATCAAACCACTGCCCAAGCTAGCCAACAGCATGTGCGCTTTCAAGTATTGCCGCCAATTACGATTAAAGGTAAAAGCCAGCCAATTACGATCTATCGCCCGCAGCAAACCAACCATAGCCCTGACCAAATTCGGCCTCGGCGCTTAATTGGCCGACGGCGCGAACGTGGCCAAATTGAGGCGCTATTCAACCAAACCCAACCAAGCATTCAACATGTGGCAATCACTGGCGATAGCGGCATGGGTAAATCGGCCTTGTTGTATGAGGCCGTTGAAATTGCTCAGCATTACGAGCGCCAAGCTATGTTGATTACCAGCAGCAGTCTGCGTCAATCGGCTCAGTATCCAGGCTGGCGTTTGTTGCTTGAGGCGTGTTTGGCGGTTGAGCAATGGCCGAATCAAGCGGCTCAATGTTATCAATTAATTATTCAGCGTTTGCAATTGCCTGAGCAGCTCGCTAAATCGGTGCATGTGCTCCACGATGTTTTAGAACTACCAGGTCGTGCCGAAGCCAACGCCACCGATCATGCCCAACAGGTGCAAATCATCCATGAATTAATTGGTCATGCGTTGTATCAACTGCATGCTCAACGCCCGTTAGTCTTGTGCATTGATAATTTGCAGTGGTTCGATTCATTGGCCTTGGCAACGCTGGAATTATTGTTGCAGCAGCATGACGACATTATTCTGATTACAACTGCGCCTGCCAACGTGGCCTGCCTTGAGTCACAGCAAACCATCCATCTGCAAGCGCTTGATCCTGTGGCTTGTATTGCGGTGGTTGCTCAATCATTGGGTGTGCAGGCGATTCCGCCAAGTGTGGCCTTATTTATCAATCAACGTGCGGCTGGCCATCCACTGTGGAGCATCGAGCTAGCCCAAGCTTTGCGCAACGCTGGCATGATTCGGGTTAACAATGGAGTTTGCAAGCTTGATCAATTTAGCCAGCTGGAAAAACTCAATCTCCCAAGCACAATTCAGGGCGTGCTGGTCAGCCGAATTGATCAACTGCCGCCGCAACCCCAATTAACCCTCAAAATCGCTAGTGTGATCGGCCATGATTTTAGTTTGGCAGTGCTTGATGCGATTTATCCCGTGGCTCATGAACGTGAGCATATTCCGGCGCATCTTGAGTTATTGCTGCAACAGGGTTTTATTCACGAGGCTGCCGAGGGCTACCAATTTAGTCAAGCAATTATCCACGATGTGGCCTATTCATTGTTATTGTTTGGCCAACGACGAGCCTTGCATCGCGCGATTGCCGAATGGTACACCCGCGAACATCCCCATTTGGTTGAAGCAGGCAGCAGCCTTTTGGCCCACCACTGGAGCCATGCGATCGATCCTGATGAACCAGAAAGCCGTCAGCCTGCGATCGATGCCTTGCGGCGAGCGGGTGAGCAAACTCTTGTGCGCTGTAGCTATCGTGAGGCGATTCCGTTTTTTGAGCGAGCCTTGCATTTGTTGGCAATTGATGATGATTTTGCTGCGCAGCAACAAATCGTGCGCATGCAATTTAATCTGAGCCAAGCCCGCTGGCGGTTGGGCGACCACAGCATGGCCTTGACCAATTTGGATGCGGCATTGGTAACCGCGCAACAAATTGGCGATGGAGTTGGTGAGGCCGATGTGCTGCGCCAATTTGGCAACATTGCCTATGTCCAAGGCGACCTTTACACTGCCCAACAACATTTTCTAGCCAGCGTCGCGCGAGCACGCAAGGTCAATTATCCTAGTGGAATTATTAGTGGGGTTAGTAATGTCGGCGTGGTAGCGTTTGCACGGGGCGATTATCAGGTTGCCCGCGAAGCTTATCGTGATGGTTTAGCGATTTCGATCGAGCAAGGCCACGATTTTGGCATCGCCGTCAATCAGCTCAATTTGGGTGGTTTGGCGATTGTTGAACAAGCTTGGGATGAAGCACGCTCCTATTTGCAGCAAGCATTGAGTTTGGGCTATGCCAAACACATGACTCTAGTCTGTTTGCATAGTTTGGTAGCCTTGGCTGAATGGCGTTTGGCGACCAATCAAGCCGAGGCCAGCGCTGGCTTGATTCAGATTGTGCTGCATCATGAAGCGATCGATAGCGAAATTCATGCAGCAATTGATAAACTCAAACCCAAGCTGATTCAAATTTTAGGCGAGACTCAATGGCTGATTATGAGCCAACGCCCAACAACCCCGTTTGAACAAGTACTGCCTGCGATTATGCAAGAATTGGCTACTGAAAAAGCCTAA
- a CDS encoding CHAT domain-containing protein yields the protein MSSYADFELTINPKDAENSFVVHGRTAKGMQDSDSLILPVDDPRYQAFQTSLDYNTPLTEDQVIDFGIVLYETLLKGKIWALFTAARETARAQGQSLRIKLNIDANNPALATVATIPWEFACDSAGIPLATDHSICRFLSFPESVPVLSLGQEKLRIALVGSLPAEMASTHPVDIQGELAAIHRSLEPLVTQNQVEIIEETQLTAPKLQRLVREWRPHILHYVGHGDFQGTTGALILDDGNGKKHLSTARTLATLLRNTSVRLVVLNACKTSTVSSTALLRGIAPALMAANIPAVVAMQSSILDTAGKAFAEEFYRVLATGTPIDACVAEGRKSIIAYGFGQLDWGLATLYMRADDGVLFNIPNPLAPSNQVVTPTTAPAVETAPPATPPTSGNSINNFMGSGNTFSGGNFSFGNVVAGDLNQTTTNHGTTQPNTPHSANDQQQALANARELLALKQRTLHETELELQRHGINKPINLLNQRDGLLQDITEIQKRIAELSK from the coding sequence ATGAGTAGCTATGCCGACTTTGAATTAACGATCAACCCAAAAGATGCTGAAAATAGTTTTGTGGTGCATGGGCGCACTGCCAAAGGCATGCAAGATAGCGATAGCCTGATTTTGCCCGTTGATGATCCACGCTATCAAGCGTTTCAAACATCCTTGGACTATAACACCCCGCTGACTGAAGATCAGGTGATTGATTTTGGAATTGTGCTCTACGAAACATTACTAAAAGGCAAAATTTGGGCGTTATTTACGGCAGCCCGTGAGACAGCTCGCGCTCAAGGTCAATCATTGCGAATTAAACTCAATATTGATGCCAACAACCCTGCTTTAGCGACAGTTGCCACCATTCCATGGGAGTTTGCCTGCGACAGTGCGGGAATTCCCCTGGCAACCGATCATTCAATCTGTCGATTTTTGAGCTTCCCTGAATCGGTGCCAGTCTTGAGTTTGGGCCAAGAAAAATTACGGATCGCCTTAGTAGGATCCTTGCCAGCTGAAATGGCGAGCACCCATCCAGTCGATATTCAAGGCGAATTAGCGGCGATTCATCGATCGTTAGAGCCGTTGGTTACCCAAAATCAAGTTGAAATTATTGAAGAAACTCAATTAACTGCGCCCAAACTCCAGCGGCTTGTGCGTGAATGGCGACCACATATTTTGCATTATGTCGGTCATGGCGATTTCCAAGGCACAACCGGGGCATTAATTCTCGATGATGGCAATGGCAAAAAACATCTTTCAACTGCTCGCACATTAGCAACGCTCTTGCGCAATACCTCGGTACGCTTGGTGGTGTTGAATGCTTGTAAAACTAGCACGGTTTCCTCAACTGCCTTGCTGCGTGGGATTGCTCCAGCCCTGATGGCGGCCAATATTCCAGCGGTTGTCGCCATGCAATCATCAATTTTAGATACAGCAGGCAAGGCTTTTGCTGAAGAATTTTATCGGGTACTCGCAACAGGAACGCCAATTGATGCCTGTGTTGCTGAAGGGCGCAAATCGATTATTGCCTATGGCTTTGGCCAGCTTGATTGGGGCTTGGCAACGCTCTATATGCGGGCTGATGATGGCGTGCTGTTCAATATTCCCAATCCTCTAGCGCCAAGCAATCAGGTGGTAACTCCCACCACTGCTCCGGCTGTCGAAACCGCTCCGCCCGCAACACCACCTACAAGTGGCAACAGTATTAATAATTTCATGGGCAGTGGCAACACCTTTAGTGGCGGTAATTTCTCTTTCGGTAATGTGGTTGCTGGTGATTTGAATCAAACAACGACCAATCATGGCACTACTCAGCCAAATACTCCACATTCAGCCAATGATCAGCAACAGGCGCTGGCGAATGCCCGTGAACTATTGGCTCTGAAGCAGCGCACTCTCCATGAAACGGAGCTGGAACTGCAACGCCATGGTATCAATAAGCCGATTAATCTCTTAAATCAACGCGATGGCTTGCTCCAAGATATTACAGAAATTCAAAAGCGCATTGCTGAATTGAGCAAATGA